From the genome of Candidatus Nitrospira nitrificans:
AAAGGAGATTAGTTACTGGGATCATCGTGCTGAGCAGTTAAAGGTCCAGGAGCAGGCGGGCAAACTCAACGCCCGACTCAATTCGCAAGAAGCCCGGCGTCGAGCCGATGAGCTGCAGGGGCGTCTCCAGAAGCGGATGGAACAGCTCGAACTGGAAGGCAAAGTGTCCGCTCTTCCTCCGGTGGTGCTCGGAGGAGTCGTCGTCGTGCCGATAGGACTACTCGCCAAGATGGCAGGTCATCCGCAGGCAACGTCCGCATCTATGATTGACACCCAGGCCGCCGCCGCGCGGGCACGAGATATCGTCATGGAAGTTGAAAGGGGCCTCGGATTTGACCCGACCGACCGCGAGTTCGATAAGCTAGGGTACGACATCGAGAGCCGGGTACCTGGCACCGGGAAGTTGCGGTTCATCGAGGTCAAGGGCCGGGTGTCAGGGGCAGATACCATCACCGTGACCAAAAACGAAATTCTGTACTCATTGAACAGGCCCGACGACTTCATCCTAGCAATGGTGGAGTTTGACGGCGATCGCCACCACGTTCATTATATCCGTCGGCCGTTTCGCCGTGAACCGGATTTTGGTGTGACGAGCGTTAATTACAGCTTCGGAGAACTACTCGCTAAAGCATCGCGACCGTCATGATTCACTATTTGCCAACCATCCACAGTGATAAAGAGGGGTTTGAGCGTCTTGCTTCGCTGGCAGCCGATACCGAAAAGTTGCATGCGGACAGGCTGGAGGTTGATTTTTCGAAGTGTGGATTCTTCGATGCAAACATGGCCGCTTCCCTGGCGGCCGTACTGGCGAGAATCTCGGACAATCTTAACGCTGTCGAACTTGTAAAGGTGCCTTCAGCAATTGAGCGCGTTTTGCGAAAAAATGGATTCCTCCTCGCCTATGGCTACAGTGCTATCGATGATGTTAACCAAACGACGCTACCGTTTCAGCGTATACAGCTCTCCGACAAAGGTCGATTTGCGGACTATCTCAAGCAGCATCTGAAGGGCAAAGGAATCCCTCGCATGACCGACGGCCTGGGGAAGGTCTTTAAGCAGAGCATCTTCGAAGTGTTCCAAAACGCCGTCATTCACTCTAACTCTCGCCTTGGTATCTTCGTGTGTGGACAGTTCTACCCGCAGGTTCAACGCTTAGACTTGACCATTGCCGATGCCGGCATTGGCATTCGTACCAATGTGCGACGCTATCTAGGAACGAATGTTTCTTCAACCGAGGCCATTCGCTGGGCGCTGCAAGGTGGGAACACGACCAAAACAGGTTCGCAGCCGGGAGGCGTTGGGCTAAAGTTTCTCAAAGACTTTATTGCATTGAACGAAGGCAAGATTCACCTTGCTTCGCGGCTTGGATTTTACGAATATTGCAACGGAAAAGAGACCTTCGAAAAACTCGCCGCCGATTTTATGGGAACTGTGGTGAATCTTGAGATCAACACCGGCGACACCCAATCGTACCGATTGAGCTCGGAAATCTCGCCGGAAGATATCTTCTAATGTAGGACGGAAGGTCTGGATTATGGCAGATGAGATCGTGGTTCGTGTGTTCGACATCGTGGGCAGTCCGTTATGCGTCTCGGCTGACGATGGCCAGACCGTGCATGACAAGATTGCGCCCTTGCTCCGCGACAATCGTAAGGTGGTGGTGTCCTTTGAAAGAGTGGAAACGTTGATCTCGGCCTTCCTCAATGCTGCGATCGGTCAACTGTATGGTGAATTTCCAGAGGAGCGGATTCGCGAGCTACTCTCCGTGCGCGACATGACCACAGAGGATCTCACCATGCTGAAAAGGGTTGTCGATAACGCCAAGGTTTATTTCAAGAACCGAAAGCAATTCGATCAGGCTTGGAAGGAAGAGGTCGGAGATGAAGAATAAAGCTCACGACCTTTCGTCCTATGCTTTTTCAAAAGGAGAAGCCCTGTTGCTGGATGCCAATGTCTGGCTTTACCTGTTTCCTGCTCCATCGAACCGGCCTCCTGGTTTCGCGAGGAACTACTCTGCGGCGCTTAAACGGATGCTGACGGTGGGGACGATGCTGGCCTTGGACGCCCTTGTGCTCAGCGAGTATATGAATCGCTACTGTAGGATCGAATGGTCCGCTTTGCACAAGGCTAAGCATCCAGACTTCAAGAAGTTTCGACAGTCCTCCGACTTTGGCTCTATCGGCCAAGGTGCTGCCGTCTTCTCCCGGAAGATCCTCCAACTCTGTTCTCGGCACGACCATCCGTTTGCCTCGTGTAATGTCTCGCAGGTGATCGCTGATTTTGAATCTGGGACCCAGGATCTGAATGACGGATTGCTCGTCGAAACCTGTCGCCATCATGGCTGGAAGTTTGTCACAAATGATGGTGATGTCACCATCGGAGGGATCGAGATACTTACGACTAACCCCAAACTACTTGCCGCCTGCCCATGACTCCCACCCCTCGCAAGAAGCTGATCGAAGTTGCGTTACCGTTGCCGGAAATCAACGACGCGTCGGCCTATGACAAGATGCCTGGTATTGGGCCGCACCCCAAAGGCATCCATCATTGGTGGGCCCGGTTGCCACTTCCAACTGCACGAGCGATTCTATTTGCCTCCGTGGTAGACGATCCGGAAGCGCATCCCGAGAAGTGGCCAACGGAGGAAGCTCAGAAAACCGAGCGTGAGCGACTGTTCGACATATTGCGACGCATGATGGGCAAGAAACTGCATGAAGCACCCGAGGTGTACGCAGGGGCTCGTGAGGAGATGCTGAAACATTGTGACGGGCGCTTGCCAGTCGTGTTCGATCCCTTCGCCGGAGGGGGCTCCATCCCGCTCGAAGCCAATCGTCTAGGTTTTGAGGCCCAGGCCGGCGATTTGAACCCGGTGGCCGTGCTCTTGAACAAGTGTAACCTCGAACTTGCCCCTCGTTGGGCCGGGCAGCCCCCCGTAGACCTAGAGGACCGTGGGCGCATTGGAGGCACAGACTCCTGGCGCGGCACATACGGATTGGCAGCGGATGTACGGTATTACGGACGACTTATCCGTGAACGCGCCGAGAAAAAAATAGGGCACCTTTATCCCAAAGTCCGCTTGCCCAAAGAATACGGTCCCGGCGAAGCGAATGTGATCGCATGGATTTGGGCGCGCACAGTGGCCAGTCCTAATCCAGCAGCGCGGGGTAAGCAAGTTCCGCTGATCAGCACCTACTGGCTTTCAAGCAAGAAGGGCAAGTTAGCCTGGCTGGAGCCAATCGTTGACAAGGCTGCAGGAACGTATCGCTTAGAGGTGCGAACCGGGACCCCGAAGGATCGAGAATCAATTTCTGCAGGGACCAAATTGGGTCGCGGGGCAAAGTTTCGGTGTTTGCTCACAGATGAACCGCTTGATGAATCGCATATCAAGACCGAAGCGAAGGGCGACAGGCTAGGGTACAGTTTGCTAGCAGTGGTTGCCGAGGCAAAGCGTGGTCGGCTGTATCTCCCTGCCACGGATGAACAGCGAGAGGCAGCGGAAGTGTCCGCTCCCGAGGGAGAAGTTGCGGAACTGCTGGCCGATGACCCCCGAAATATTTGGTGCGTTGGTTATGGGTTGACACGATTTGACCAACTCTTCACTCCCCGTCAGCTGACCGCAATGGTTACATTCAGTGATCTGGTGAAGGAGATCGTGACGGATGTGCGTCGTGATGCCTTGGCGGCCGGGCTTTCCTCAGAAGACGCCGACGCATACGCCCGCACAGTCACAATCTTCCTGGGCCTAGCCGTGGATCGCTGTAGCGATTTCAATAACTCGCTGTGTGGATGGAGCGCTAGTAATCAAAAGGTGATGCATCTTTTCGGCCGTCAAGCAATCCCGATGATATGGGACTTTGCTGAAGCCAACATTCTAGGTGAATCGGTTGGTGCTTGGCACACGTGCAGTGAGTATGTCGCTGATTGTGTCGAGGTGCTGACTACTGGCTCTGTTCAATTTGGGCACGCCCGTCAGATCGATGCAGCTACGGGAGCAAACGGCATTAAAGATCTTTTGGTCAGCACCGACCCTCCCTACTATGACAACATTAGCTATGCAGGACTTAGCGATTTTTTCTATGTCTGGTTGCGACGAACGGTCGGTTCACTCTATCCGGACTTGTTCAGTACCGTCCTGGTCCCGAAGTTACCGGAACTGACAGCCTCTCCGGAGCGTTTTGGTGGTGATAAGGACAGGGCCAAAGAACATTTCGAGACGGGTTTCAGAAATGCCTTTACTGCACTTCGCAACAAGATGGATCCACGCTTTCCGCTGACCGTCTATTACGCGTTTAAGCAGGACGACGAAGAGAGTGAAGATTCGGATGATGAGGGTAACTCAGGCGTGGATCTCACAACCGGCTGGGAAACTTTATTGGAGGCCCTTATCTCCAGTGGCTTCCAAATCACAGCCACCTGGCCGGTGCGCGCGTCGCAGGCTTGGCGTATGCGGGCAATGGGCTCAAATGCGTTGGCCTCTTATATTGTGCTGGCTTGCCGCCCTCGTGCTATGGACGCGCCTCAGACGTCAAGCACGCAATTACGTCAAGAACTGAAGCGAACACTGCCTGACGCATTGCGGCATCTTCAACAGGGCAATATCGCGCCAGTAGACTTCGCCCAGGCTGCCATTGGGCCAGGTATGGCTGTCTATTCTCGCTACAGTCGCATTCTGGAAAGCAGCGGGAAGCCACTGTCCGTGCGCGCGGCGTTGGGACTCATCAATAAGACTCTCACCGAAGTCCTTTCCGAACAAGAGGACGACTTCGATGCTGACACACGTTGGGCGCTGGCGTGGTTTGAGCAGTT
Proteins encoded in this window:
- a CDS encoding ATP-binding protein — translated: MIHYLPTIHSDKEGFERLASLAADTEKLHADRLEVDFSKCGFFDANMAASLAAVLARISDNLNAVELVKVPSAIERVLRKNGFLLAYGYSAIDDVNQTTLPFQRIQLSDKGRFADYLKQHLKGKGIPRMTDGLGKVFKQSIFEVFQNAVIHSNSRLGIFVCGQFYPQVQRLDLTIADAGIGIRTNVRRYLGTNVSSTEAIRWALQGGNTTKTGSQPGGVGLKFLKDFIALNEGKIHLASRLGFYEYCNGKETFEKLAADFMGTVVNLEINTGDTQSYRLSSEISPEDIF
- a CDS encoding STAS-like domain-containing protein, producing MADEIVVRVFDIVGSPLCVSADDGQTVHDKIAPLLRDNRKVVVSFERVETLISAFLNAAIGQLYGEFPEERIRELLSVRDMTTEDLTMLKRVVDNAKVYFKNRKQFDQAWKEEVGDEE
- a CDS encoding PIN domain-containing protein; this translates as MKNKAHDLSSYAFSKGEALLLDANVWLYLFPAPSNRPPGFARNYSAALKRMLTVGTMLALDALVLSEYMNRYCRIEWSALHKAKHPDFKKFRQSSDFGSIGQGAAVFSRKILQLCSRHDHPFASCNVSQVIADFESGTQDLNDGLLVETCRHHGWKFVTNDGDVTIGGIEILTTNPKLLAACP
- a CDS encoding DUF1156 domain-containing protein; translated protein: MTPTPRKKLIEVALPLPEINDASAYDKMPGIGPHPKGIHHWWARLPLPTARAILFASVVDDPEAHPEKWPTEEAQKTERERLFDILRRMMGKKLHEAPEVYAGAREEMLKHCDGRLPVVFDPFAGGGSIPLEANRLGFEAQAGDLNPVAVLLNKCNLELAPRWAGQPPVDLEDRGRIGGTDSWRGTYGLAADVRYYGRLIRERAEKKIGHLYPKVRLPKEYGPGEANVIAWIWARTVASPNPAARGKQVPLISTYWLSSKKGKLAWLEPIVDKAAGTYRLEVRTGTPKDRESISAGTKLGRGAKFRCLLTDEPLDESHIKTEAKGDRLGYSLLAVVAEAKRGRLYLPATDEQREAAEVSAPEGEVAELLADDPRNIWCVGYGLTRFDQLFTPRQLTAMVTFSDLVKEIVTDVRRDALAAGLSSEDADAYARTVTIFLGLAVDRCSDFNNSLCGWSASNQKVMHLFGRQAIPMIWDFAEANILGESVGAWHTCSEYVADCVEVLTTGSVQFGHARQIDAATGANGIKDLLVSTDPPYYDNISYAGLSDFFYVWLRRTVGSLYPDLFSTVLVPKLPELTASPERFGGDKDRAKEHFETGFRNAFTALRNKMDPRFPLTVYYAFKQDDEESEDSDDEGNSGVDLTTGWETLLEALISSGFQITATWPVRASQAWRMRAMGSNALASYIVLACRPRAMDAPQTSSTQLRQELKRTLPDALRHLQQGNIAPVDFAQAAIGPGMAVYSRYSRILESSGKPLSVRAALGLINKTLTEVLSEQEDDFDADTRWALAWFEQFGFDAEEYGVAENLSKAKNTSVAGMVRAGIIVSKAGKVRILKPDELAKDWDPATDSRLTVWEMTHHLLRVYHYEKAGDVVTATLLRKLGAQADVARDLAYRLFNLCEKKKRSQQAQAYNALVLGWPEIARLSRESGVGSSTGLYD